From Bufo gargarizans isolate SCDJY-AF-19 chromosome 10, ASM1485885v1, whole genome shotgun sequence, the proteins below share one genomic window:
- the ATXN1L gene encoding ataxin-1-like, with translation MKPAYERSQECLPPKKRDLAQSTINIEPQAPKVDNSSSSGSSANETPNWHRGVLVASGQGHGVRYEVAGDGAEAVTVDQYGNMYKIAVPPTFSPQGLHSVVNMGSIPPSFNVASPLIQHPGITYPPIHYAPISHTSVQFLGSPYAVPYTVPPGFLQRAVISPPATLATSHVPHYVPYNSIMTEGVTPPPQPPSPQAFSKVTTAQSPSVLMGMVPVDITKGRVPVFYQHSSQIPAGYPVHEMILTCPPPPNAEHNPSSPSDKLTLMTSTNGSQRGSECASTRRGSQAVEQYIHNSDEEMVRGQSDNLLDCDTYSGHATQRSEVALMTHRSTPDTDLEVQRVVGGMVSQEYCAPLVQRKERMSPLNLSNDVKHNSKRSNSNLTSPPRADLRGAYSVQHQHKYTDKNALISNGESTQGTLSSAERFSTMAPQHASKETRSPEVRGRGRDSPPAGPPLPPHSTTLPSHFMKGAIIQLATGELKRVEDLQTQDFVRSAEVSGGLKIDSSTVVDIQESQWPGFVTLHFVVGEQQSKVCLDVPPEHPFFVYGQGWSSCSPSQTAQLFALPCHRLQVGDVCISISLQSISKNGASPAAGASTHQALPHTIEKAVLQSRECPAVSERDGDKQHPLQRDGLAQISLAQAPCPLPAAPSSWSSPVVQRYSGQSTEARPSPSRHSFIPQEVKLSIEGRSNAGK, from the coding sequence ATGAAGCCTGCATACGAAAGGAGCCAGGAATGTCTTCCACCAAAGAAACGGGATCTGGCTCAAAGCACTATAAACATAGAGCCGCAAGCACCCAAGGTAGATAACTCCTCCAGTAGTGGAAGCTCAGCTAATGAGACTCCAAACTGGCACCGAGGAGTATTGGTGGCTTCCGGACAAGGACATGGGGTGAGATATGAAGTGGCTGGAGATGGGGCTGAGGCAGTCACAGTGGATCAGTATGGAAATATGTACAAAATTGCTGTGCCACCTACCTTCTCCCCTCAAGGCCTCCACTCTGTTGTGAACATGGGGTCCATCCCTCCATCCTTTAATGTAGCATCGCCATTGATCCAACACCCAGGAATTACGTATCCACCCATCCATTATGCTCCCATCTCTCACACTTCCGTGCAGTTTCTTGGGTCACCTTATGCCGTTCCATATACCGTTCCTCCAGGCTTCCTTCAACGCGCTGTAATATCTCCTCCTGCCACACTGGCTACTTCTCATGTACCCCATTATGTGCCATATAACTCCATCATGACTGAGGGAGTGACCCCTCCCCCACAGCCTCCATCTCCTCAAGCTTTTAGTAAAGTTACCACAGCACAATCCCCCTCCGTTCTCATGGGCATGGTACCTGTTGATATCACAAAGGGACGAGTCCCTGTATTTTATCAGCATTCTTCTCAAATTCCGGCGGGTTATCCTGTACATGAAATGATCCTgacatgtcctcctcctcctaatgCAGAGCATAATCCATCCTCCCCCAGCGACAAACTAACTTTGATGACTTCTACCAACGGGTCCCAGAGAGGATCTGAATGTGCCTCTACCAGAAGAGGGAGCCAGGCCGTAGAACAGTATATTCATAATTCTGATGAAGAGATGGTAAGAGGTCAAAGCGACAATCTGTTGGACTGTGATACGTACTCAGGCCATGCAACACAAAGGAGCGAGGTGGCTCTGATGACCCATAGGAGCACCCCCGATACGGACCTCGAAGTTCAGAGAGTTGTCGGAGGAATGGTTTCACAAGAATACTGTGCCCCATTAGTTCAGAGAAAAGAACGGATGAGTCCATTAAATCTATCCAATGATGTTAAGCATAACTCAAAGAGAAGTAATAGTAATCTGACGAGTCCACCAAGAGCAGATCTTCGAGGTGCGTACAGCGTACAGCACCAGCATAAATATACAGACAAAAATGCACTTATTTCGAACGGTGAATCAACCCAAGGAACACTTAGTTCTGCCGAGAGATTTTCTACAATGGCTCCACAGCATGCCTCTAAAGAGACCAGATCTCCAGAAGTGCGTGGTCGAGGCAGAGACTCGCCACCCGCGGGCCCCCCACTGCCTCCTCATTCCACTACTTTACCATCACACTTCATGAAAGGAGCAATCATCCAGCTTGCCACTGGAGAACTGAAGAGGGTGGAAGACCTACAGACCCAGGATTTTGTGCGAAGTGCGGAAGTTAGCGGTGGCCTTAAAATCGATTCCAGCACCGTGGTGGATATCCAGGAGAGTCAGTGGCCAGGATTTGTGACTCTTCATTTTGTAGTCggagagcagcaaagtaaagTGTGTCTCGATGTCCCTCCTGAACACCCGTTTTTTGTGTATGGACAAGGCTGGTCTTCGTGCAGCCCGTCACAGACTGCTCAGCTTTTTGCACTTCCCTGCCACCGGCTTCAAGTGGGAGATGTATGTATATCGATAAGTTTGCAGAGTATATCCAAAAACGGTGCATCACCTGCAGCCGGCGCTTCCACGCATCAGGCTCTGCCGCATACTATTGAGAAAGCAGTGTTACAATCTAGGGAGTGCCCGGCGGTATCCGAGAGAGATGGCGATAAGCAACACCCTCTTCAGAGAGACGGGTTGGCTCAGATTTCCCTGGCCCAGGCCCCGTGTCCTCTTCCCGCAGCTCCGTCAAGCTGGTCCAGCCCAGTAGTCCAAAGATATAGCGGACAGAGCACTGAAGCCCGACCCTCGCCTTCACGCCATTCTTTCATTCCACAAGAGGTGAAGCTGTCCATCGAGGGCCGGTCAAATGCAGGGAAGTAG
- the ZNF821 gene encoding zinc finger protein 821 gives MSRRKQTTPNKVHWENMFAGLERQACEAMMKTEIVKEEATDVEQNDRSSSDSDDDTTIDELSSQASEEDNPEREEEEEEPGVSRKTMKRENMSMTSESLDSSLDSALICPLCHLDCESREQLITHVYQHTAAVVSAKSYLCPVCGRALSSPGSLGRHLLIHSEDQLSNCAVCGAQFSSHETFNSEKLPEVLSPESWDQNDHKSPNGTDFNAVYPAGVLLVCNNCVAYRQMMASQTPTVRKWAGRRQNEPVQARMQRLERERTAKKSRRDSETPEERELRRMRDREAKRQQRMQETDEQRARRLQRDREAMRLKRANETPEKRQARLVREREAKRLKRRLEKMDMMLRAQFGQDPSAMAALAAEMNFFQLPVGNNELDQQILGKIALDDQNNGTPH, from the exons ATGTCCCGGAGGAAACAGACGACTCCAAACAAAGTACATT GGGAGAACATGTTTGCAGGATTGGAACGACAAGCTTGTGAAGCGATGATGAAAACGGAGATTGTAAAAGAGGAAGCCACCGACGTGGAGCAGAACGACCGGAGTAGCA GCGACAGCGATGATGATACTACCATTGATGAGCTGTCATCTCAGGCCTCTGAGGAGGACAACCCTgagagagaagaagaagaagaagaaccgGGTGTAAGCAGAAAGACCATGAAACGAGAAAATATGTCTATg ACCTCTGAGTCTCTTGACAGTAGCCTGGATTCTGCACTTATTTGCCCACTTTGTCACCTTGACTGCGAGAGCCGCGAGCAGCTGATCACTCACGTGTATCAG CACACAGCTGCTGTGGTGAGTGCAAAGAGCTATCTGTGTCCAGTGTGTGGCCGAGCCCTCAGCTCCCCGGGGTCCCTAGGGCGACATCTCCTCATACATTCAGAGGATCAGCTTTCCAACTGCGCTGTGTGCGGTGCTCAGTTCTCCAGCCACGAGACCTTTAACAG TGAAAAGCTGCCAGAGGTTTTGTCCCCAGAAAGCTGGGATCAGAACGACCACAAAAGCCCCAATGGTACGGACTTCAATGCGGTTTACCCTGCGGGAGTTTTACTAGTGTGCAATAACTGTGTGGCTTATAGGCAGATGATGGCAAGCCAGACCCCCACGGTGCGCAAGTGGGCTGGTCGTAGACAGAACGAGCCTGTGCAGGCAAGAATGCAAAGGCTGGAGAGAGAGCGTACCGCCAAGAAGAGCAGACGAGACAGCGAGACCCCCGAGGAACGAGAGCTGAGACGGATGAGGGACAGAGAAGCTAAGAGGCAGCAGAGAATGCAGGAGACGGATGAGCAGCGAGCAAGACGCTTGCAGCGAGATCGCGAGGCAATGCGCTTGAAACGGGCCAACGAGACACCAGAGAAGCGGCAGGCGCGGCTCGTTCGGGAGCGCGAGGCCAAACGGTTAAAACGACGACTTGAAAAGATGGACATGATGCTCCGAGCACAGTTTGGGCAGGACCCATCGGCAATGGCGGCATTGGCCGCCGAAATGAACTTCTTTCAGCTTCCGGTGGGGAATAATGAGCTGGATCAGCAGATTCTTGGGAAGATTGCACTGGACGATCAGAATAACGGGACGCCGCACTGA